A single Desulfovibrio piger DNA region contains:
- the uvrA gene encoding excinuclease ABC subunit UvrA — protein sequence MNTPCIHIENARQHNLKGISLDIPRDELVVVCGPSGSGKSTLAFDIVYAEGQRRYVESLSAYARQFLPQMDKPDVEKIEGLSPAISLEQQSTSRNPRSTVGTVTEIHDFLRVFFARLGRMYCPSCGRPIEARSADEIISDIMALPQGSKFMVMAPLVELQKGTHQDKFRKLRAEGFARVRVDGTFHTLDDVPALDKNKKHSIDLVVDRLVNKDGIRGRLADSVELALRYGEGRLAVHLPDRPEGERDIIHSTTSVCPHCHISLPAPSPQLFSFNSPQGACPRCVGLGTVDYFEPRLIAPNRGLSLNTGALLPWAESRHFQRYEPALRALGERHGFTLSTPLEDFSDESLACLFYGEDEKGRPASHSSGLRRNWMGGNVALDAAGDHQSELFAGRAVEVKVSEERWPGVIPLLEKGMQYGEAWREILARFRQSTDCPDCHGARLKPEALAVRVDDLNIAQFCALSVERALQWLEGRHFDGRHALVAEPLLKELTHRLSFMRNVGLEYLSLGRAMATLSGGEAQRIRLASQLGSGLVGVTYVLDEPSIGLHPRDNERLLGTLRSLQRRGNTVLVVEHDEATICAADTVIELGPGSGAQGGEIMFQGSVPELLRADTLTARYLRGDASISLPDERREPQGWLTLHNVTTNNLRGIDCRFPLGVLTCVTGVSGSGKSSLVVDTLYKHLAIGLGQRVDQPGTIAGLSYSEGARPVERIVAIDQTPIGRTPRSNPATYTKVFDEIRTIFAMTPDARKRGYKPGRFSFNVRGGRCEACGGDGQIRVEMHFLPDVYVTCDVCKGRRYNHETLDVRYKGLNIAEVLDLPVQQARAFFENYPVLERRLAVLEEVGLEYLRLGQPATTLSGGEAQRIKISRELGKRSLPGTLYILDEPTTGLHMHEVGKLIKVLHALVDKGASVVVIEHNTDMILAADHVLDMGPGGGENGGLVVSQGTPEAIVADPASVTGRFLMQERRDRLKRRG from the coding sequence ATGAACACACCCTGCATCCATATCGAGAACGCCCGGCAGCACAACCTCAAGGGCATCAGCCTGGACATCCCCCGCGACGAGCTGGTGGTGGTCTGCGGGCCATCCGGTTCCGGCAAGTCCACCCTGGCCTTCGACATCGTCTATGCCGAGGGCCAGCGCCGCTATGTGGAATCCCTTTCGGCCTATGCCCGGCAGTTCCTGCCCCAGATGGACAAGCCGGACGTGGAGAAGATCGAGGGCCTTTCCCCGGCCATCTCGCTGGAGCAGCAGAGCACCTCGCGCAACCCCCGCTCCACCGTGGGCACGGTGACGGAGATCCACGACTTTCTGCGCGTCTTCTTCGCCCGGCTGGGCCGCATGTACTGCCCTTCCTGCGGCCGCCCCATCGAGGCCCGTTCCGCCGACGAGATCATCAGCGACATCATGGCCCTGCCGCAGGGCAGCAAGTTCATGGTCATGGCGCCGCTGGTGGAACTGCAGAAGGGCACCCACCAGGACAAGTTCAGGAAGCTGCGCGCCGAAGGCTTCGCCCGTGTGCGCGTGGACGGCACCTTCCACACCCTGGATGACGTGCCCGCCCTGGACAAGAACAAAAAACACAGCATCGACCTGGTGGTGGACCGCCTGGTCAACAAGGACGGCATCCGCGGCCGCCTGGCCGATTCCGTGGAGCTGGCCCTGCGCTACGGCGAGGGCCGCCTGGCCGTCCACCTGCCCGACCGGCCCGAAGGGGAGCGGGACATCATCCATTCCACCACCTCGGTCTGCCCGCACTGCCACATCTCCCTGCCCGCGCCCAGCCCGCAGCTCTTTTCCTTCAACAGCCCGCAGGGGGCCTGCCCCCGCTGCGTGGGCCTGGGCACCGTGGACTATTTCGAGCCCCGCCTCATCGCGCCCAACCGGGGCCTTTCCCTCAATACCGGGGCCCTGCTGCCCTGGGCCGAGAGCAGGCATTTCCAGCGTTACGAGCCCGCCCTGCGCGCCCTGGGGGAACGCCACGGCTTCACGCTCTCCACGCCGCTGGAGGACTTTTCCGACGAATCCCTGGCCTGCCTGTTCTACGGCGAGGACGAAAAGGGGCGCCCTGCCAGCCACAGCAGCGGCCTGCGCCGCAACTGGATGGGCGGCAACGTGGCCCTGGATGCCGCGGGCGACCACCAGAGCGAGCTTTTTGCCGGACGCGCCGTCGAGGTGAAGGTCAGCGAGGAGCGCTGGCCCGGCGTCATCCCGCTGCTGGAAAAGGGCATGCAGTACGGCGAGGCCTGGCGCGAGATCCTGGCCCGCTTCCGCCAGTCCACGGACTGCCCGGACTGCCACGGCGCCCGCCTCAAGCCCGAGGCCCTGGCCGTGCGCGTGGACGACCTGAACATCGCCCAGTTCTGCGCCCTTTCCGTGGAGCGGGCCCTGCAATGGCTGGAAGGGCGCCATTTCGACGGCCGCCACGCCCTGGTGGCCGAGCCCCTGCTCAAGGAGCTGACCCACCGCCTGTCCTTCATGCGCAACGTGGGGCTGGAATATCTTTCCCTGGGCCGGGCCATGGCCACCCTTTCCGGCGGCGAGGCCCAGCGCATCCGCCTGGCCTCCCAGCTGGGTTCCGGTCTGGTGGGCGTGACCTATGTGCTGGACGAGCCTTCCATCGGCCTGCACCCGCGCGACAACGAACGCCTGCTGGGCACCCTGCGTTCCCTGCAGCGGCGCGGCAACACCGTGCTGGTGGTGGAACACGACGAGGCCACCATCTGCGCGGCCGACACGGTCATCGAACTGGGGCCCGGCTCCGGCGCCCAGGGCGGCGAGATCATGTTCCAGGGCAGCGTGCCCGAGCTGCTGCGGGCCGATACCCTCACGGCCCGCTACCTGCGCGGCGATGCCAGCATCAGCCTGCCCGACGAGCGGCGCGAGCCCCAGGGCTGGCTGACCCTGCACAACGTGACCACCAACAACCTGCGCGGCATCGACTGCCGCTTCCCGCTGGGCGTGCTGACCTGTGTCACGGGCGTGTCCGGCTCGGGCAAGAGCTCGCTGGTGGTGGATACCCTGTACAAGCATCTGGCCATCGGCCTGGGCCAGCGCGTGGACCAGCCCGGCACCATCGCCGGCCTGAGCTACAGCGAAGGGGCCCGCCCCGTCGAGCGCATCGTGGCCATCGACCAGACGCCCATCGGCCGCACGCCGCGCTCCAACCCGGCCACCTATACCAAGGTCTTCGACGAGATCCGCACCATCTTCGCCATGACCCCCGACGCCCGCAAGCGCGGCTACAAGCCCGGGCGCTTCAGCTTCAACGTGCGCGGCGGCCGCTGCGAGGCCTGCGGCGGCGACGGACAGATCCGGGTGGAGATGCACTTTTTGCCCGACGTCTATGTAACCTGCGACGTCTGCAAGGGCCGCCGCTACAACCACGAGACCCTGGACGTGCGCTACAAGGGCCTGAACATCGCGGAAGTGCTGGACCTGCCCGTGCAGCAGGCCCGCGCCTTCTTCGAGAACTATCCCGTGCTGGAACGGCGTCTGGCCGTGCTGGAGGAGGTGGGCCTGGAATACCTGCGCCTGGGCCAGCCCGCCACCACCCTTTCCGGCGGCGAGGCCCAGCGCATCAAGATCTCGCGCGAGCTGGGCAAGCGCTCCCTGCCGGGCACGCTCTACATCCTGGACGAGCCCACCACCGGCCTGCACATGCACGAGGTGGGCAAGCTCATCAAGGTGCTGCACGCCCTGGTGGACAAGGGCGCCAGCGTGGTGGTCATCGAGCACAACACGGACATGATCCTGGCCGCCGACCATGTGCTGGACATGGGGCCCGGCGGCGGCGAGAACGGCGGCCTCGTGGTCTCGCAGGGCACGCCCGAGGCCATCGTGGCCGACCCCGCTTCCGTCACCGGCCGCTTTTTGATGCAGGAACGCCGTGACCGCCTCAAACGGCGCGGCTGA
- a CDS encoding GNAT family N-acetyltransferase produces the protein MDLCLQVAGDGDVRPMLAIYAPYVRDTAITFEYEVPTAAEFGARLHQVLPAYPWLVCRAPGQVLGYAYAHRHMERAAYGWNVECSVYVLGSARGHGVGRALYGALLELLRLQGVVNAYGCIAVPNEASEALHRAAGFSLLGRFPASGWKQGRWHDIVWYGRCLQEAGAGEPAPLRPFGSLGQEVVDGVLRRHARGE, from the coding sequence ATGGATCTTTGTCTGCAGGTGGCCGGGGACGGTGATGTCCGCCCCATGCTGGCCATCTATGCCCCGTATGTGCGGGACACGGCCATCACCTTCGAGTACGAGGTGCCCACGGCCGCGGAATTCGGCGCACGCCTGCATCAGGTGCTGCCGGCATATCCCTGGCTGGTGTGCCGGGCGCCGGGACAGGTGCTGGGCTATGCCTATGCCCACCGGCACATGGAGCGGGCGGCCTACGGCTGGAACGTGGAGTGTTCCGTCTATGTGCTGGGCTCCGCCCGGGGGCATGGCGTGGGGCGCGCCCTGTACGGGGCCCTGCTGGAACTGCTGCGCCTGCAGGGCGTGGTCAATGCCTATGGCTGCATCGCCGTGCCCAACGAGGCCAGCGAGGCCCTGCACAGGGCGGCGGGTTTTTCCCTGCTGGGGCGTTTCCCGGCCTCGGGCTGGAAGCAGGGCCGCTGGCACGACATCGTCTGGTATGGCCGCTGCCTGCAGGAGGCGGGTGCGGGGGAACCCGCGCCGCTGCGTCCTTTCGGCAGCCTCGGGCAGGAAGTGGTGGACGGCGTGCTGCGCCGTCACGCCCGCGGGGAGTAA
- a CDS encoding sodium:proton antiporter, with amino-acid sequence MLKRWSLPLALLTVLALPVLALASEGHPSIPGAELSAVWVIPFVCMLLSIAVMPLALPHIWHHHFGKISIFWGLAFLIPCLAVYGFNVAFYEFLHAILLEYIPFIVLLFALFTVAGGVRLKGSLVGTPVVNTGILAVGTILASWMGTTGAAMLLIRPLLRANAHRRYRVHSVVFFIFLVANIGGSLTPLGDPPLFLGYLKGVSFFWTTTNLFVKTLFMSLALLGIYFVLDTVLFGREGRPQPPHDPDKVEEKLGLDGSINLLFLLGIVLCVLVSGMIDLGQVISIHGVGIDGQNLLRDILLLCLAGLSWKFTTRQCRELNGFSWAPIEEVAKLFLGIFLSMIPALAILRAGTDGALSGVINMVFHDGEPVNYMFFWLTGALSSFLDNAPTYLVFFNTAGGDPAHLMTDMASTLAAISAGAVFMGANSYIGNAPNFMVRSIAEEQGVPMPSFFGYMAWSVGILIPLFLILTWLFFI; translated from the coding sequence ATGTTGAAACGCTGGTCCCTGCCTCTTGCCCTGCTGACCGTGCTGGCGCTCCCCGTGCTGGCCCTGGCCTCCGAAGGGCATCCGAGCATCCCCGGTGCGGAACTGTCCGCGGTCTGGGTCATTCCCTTTGTGTGCATGCTGCTGTCCATCGCCGTCATGCCCCTAGCTCTGCCGCATATCTGGCATCATCACTTCGGCAAGATCTCCATCTTCTGGGGGCTTGCCTTCCTGATCCCCTGTCTGGCGGTCTACGGTTTCAACGTGGCCTTCTATGAATTCCTCCATGCCATCCTGCTGGAGTACATCCCCTTCATCGTGCTGCTGTTCGCCCTGTTCACCGTGGCCGGCGGCGTGCGCCTGAAGGGCTCGCTGGTGGGCACGCCGGTGGTCAACACCGGCATCCTGGCCGTGGGCACCATCCTGGCCAGCTGGATGGGCACCACCGGCGCCGCCATGCTGCTGATCCGTCCGCTGCTGCGCGCCAACGCCCACCGCAGGTACCGTGTGCACTCCGTGGTCTTCTTCATCTTCCTGGTGGCCAACATCGGCGGCTCCCTGACCCCCCTGGGCGACCCGCCGCTGTTCCTGGGCTACCTGAAGGGCGTGAGCTTCTTCTGGACCACCACCAACCTGTTCGTGAAGACCCTCTTCATGTCCCTGGCCCTGCTGGGCATCTACTTCGTGCTGGATACCGTCCTGTTCGGCCGTGAAGGCCGTCCCCAGCCCCCGCATGATCCCGACAAGGTGGAAGAAAAGCTGGGCCTCGACGGCTCCATCAACCTGCTCTTCCTGCTGGGCATCGTGCTCTGCGTGCTGGTCTCCGGCATGATCGACCTCGGCCAGGTCATCAGCATCCACGGCGTGGGCATCGACGGCCAGAACCTGCTGCGCGACATCCTGCTGCTCTGCCTGGCCGGCCTGTCCTGGAAGTTCACCACCCGCCAGTGCCGTGAACTCAACGGCTTCTCCTGGGCCCCCATCGAAGAAGTGGCCAAGCTCTTCCTGGGCATCTTCCTGAGCATGATCCCCGCCCTGGCCATCCTGCGTGCCGGTACCGACGGCGCCCTGTCCGGCGTCATCAACATGGTCTTCCATGACGGCGAGCCCGTGAACTACATGTTCTTCTGGCTGACCGGCGCCCTGTCCAGCTTCCTGGACAACGCGCCCACCTACCTGGTGTTCTTCAACACCGCCGGCGGCGACCCCGCGCACCTGATGACCGACATGGCGTCCACCCTGGCCGCCATCTCCGCCGGTGCCGTGTTCATGGGCGCCAACAGCTACATCGGCAACGCGCCCAACTTCATGGTGCGTTCCATCGCCGAAGAACAGGGCGTGCCCATGCCCAGCTTCTTCGGTTACATGGCCTGGTCCGTGGGTATCCTGATCCCGCTGTTCCTGATCCTGACCTGGCTGTTCTTCATCTAG
- a CDS encoding NYN domain-containing protein, which yields MARFTGFDEVYSALYVDFDNIYTRFLEADPEAARAFGTAPYRWVRWIENHALRILYGDGVRRRILKRMCYLNPQRYQEFRYHFIRSAFQVVDCPPLTTRGKTSTDIHLVMDCMDDLSHPTHFDEFIILSGDADFTPLLIRLQEHARRTLILSVGYSSPAYTAAASWRIREDWFLQQALKDERLEDDAETAAPAGSSLPQARPLRDTLSRMAPGASDEDDEDDGPAPGNRW from the coding sequence ATGGCACGTTTTACCGGTTTTGACGAAGTATACAGCGCCCTGTATGTGGATTTTGACAACATCTACACCCGTTTTCTTGAAGCAGACCCCGAAGCGGCCCGGGCTTTCGGCACCGCGCCCTACCGCTGGGTGCGCTGGATCGAGAACCACGCCCTGCGCATCCTCTACGGCGACGGCGTGCGCCGCCGCATCCTGAAGCGCATGTGCTATCTCAACCCCCAGCGCTATCAGGAGTTCCGTTACCATTTCATCCGCAGCGCCTTCCAGGTGGTGGACTGTCCGCCCCTGACCACGCGCGGCAAGACCAGCACGGACATCCATCTGGTCATGGACTGCATGGATGACCTCTCCCACCCCACCCATTTCGACGAATTCATCATCCTGTCCGGCGACGCGGACTTCACGCCCCTGCTCATCCGTCTGCAGGAACATGCCCGCCGCACCCTGATCCTTTCCGTGGGCTATTCCTCGCCCGCCTACACGGCGGCGGCCTCCTGGCGCATCCGCGAGGACTGGTTCCTCCAGCAGGCCCTCAAGGACGAGCGCCTTGAGGACGATGCGGAAACGGCCGCTCCCGCCGGATCCTCCCTGCCCCAGGCCCGCCCCCTGCGCGACACCCTTTCGCGCATGGCCCCCGGCGCCAGTGACGAGGACGACGAGGATGACGGCCCCGCCCCGGGCAACCGCTGGTAA
- a CDS encoding autotransporter outer membrane beta-barrel domain-containing protein: protein MRIGDRYTLIRGTGTGNLALRDGGVVHDAPKGFALLFDGSMQVDGNAIGLTITGLRTNPQIKAFNQYRVAQMAALDRGARLVEGTALEQARKAAAGQDAWMPFAAIHGGTERYGNDGWADGTGLELAAGLARSFTGEAGDLLLGAFFEYGQASIGTRDDFSVGDVCGTGSVRYAGGGVMSRFDLTSGLLSGLYAQAGLRLGQINGDWQSQDIASALQQTADFDTSTAYYGLFAGLGYQWQATERLRLDSRASFFWNHQDGQDISIMGEDFRFDPMDSCLLRVGTRLSYEVFQGFSPYAGVAWEHEFDGTARTELSNHGVDAPSVSMRGDSAVFMAGLQWDPHNSSLHVDLGLEGSAGVRQSIGGQARLVWEF from the coding sequence ATGCGCATCGGGGACCGGTACACGCTGATACGCGGCACAGGGACCGGCAACTTGGCCCTGCGCGACGGCGGCGTCGTCCATGATGCGCCCAAGGGCTTCGCCCTGCTCTTCGACGGCAGCATGCAGGTTGATGGCAATGCCATCGGCCTGACCATCACCGGCCTGCGGACCAACCCGCAGATAAAGGCCTTCAACCAGTACCGGGTGGCCCAGATGGCGGCCCTCGACCGGGGGGCGCGCCTGGTGGAAGGCACGGCCCTGGAGCAGGCCCGCAAGGCAGCTGCCGGACAGGATGCGTGGATGCCCTTCGCGGCCATCCACGGCGGCACGGAGCGCTACGGCAACGATGGTTGGGCGGACGGCACCGGCCTGGAACTGGCCGCCGGCCTGGCCCGGAGCTTCACGGGCGAGGCGGGGGACCTGCTGCTGGGCGCGTTCTTCGAATACGGTCAGGCCAGCATCGGCACCCGCGATGACTTTTCCGTGGGCGATGTCTGCGGTACCGGCAGCGTCCGCTATGCGGGCGGCGGCGTGATGTCCCGCTTCGACCTCACGTCCGGTCTTTTGTCCGGCCTGTACGCGCAGGCCGGCCTGCGCCTGGGGCAGATCAACGGTGACTGGCAGAGCCAGGACATCGCCAGTGCCCTGCAGCAGACGGCGGATTTCGATACCTCCACGGCCTACTACGGCCTGTTCGCCGGTCTCGGCTACCAGTGGCAGGCCACGGAACGCCTGCGCCTGGACAGCCGGGCCAGCTTTTTCTGGAACCATCAGGACGGGCAGGACATCAGCATCATGGGCGAGGATTTCCGCTTCGACCCCATGGATTCCTGCCTGCTCCGCGTGGGCACCCGCCTGAGCTACGAGGTCTTCCAGGGCTTCAGTCCCTACGCGGGCGTGGCCTGGGAACACGAGTTCGACGGCACGGCCCGCACGGAACTGAGCAATCACGGCGTGGACGCGCCCTCGGTCTCCATGCGCGGCGACAGCGCCGTGTTCATGGCAGGCCTGCAATGGGACCCGCACAACAGCTCCCTGCATGTGGATCTGGGGCTCGAAGGCTCCGCCGGTGTCCGGCAGAGCATCGGCGGACAGGCCCGCCTGGTCTGGGAATTCTGA
- a CDS encoding TrmH family RNA methyltransferase translates to MPKDPTPRRKARLGSVLAHRQPDLTLVLANIHDPHNVSAIYRSCDAFGVDKVHLYYTDTPFPVLGRKTSASARKWVESVRHRDRQELETSLRARNMQILATTFTPAARPLRTWDFTRPTAIIMGNEHSGVNEELISMADGELYIPMYGMIQSFNVSVASAIILSEACRQREAAGFYDSPRLEPDELERRLALWLEK, encoded by the coding sequence ATGCCCAAGGACCCCACTCCCCGGCGCAAGGCGCGTCTGGGCTCGGTGCTTGCCCACCGTCAGCCCGACCTGACCCTTGTGCTTGCCAATATCCATGACCCGCACAATGTCTCGGCCATCTACCGTTCCTGTGACGCCTTCGGCGTGGACAAGGTGCACCTGTACTATACCGACACGCCCTTCCCCGTGCTGGGCCGCAAGACCTCGGCCTCGGCCCGCAAATGGGTGGAGAGCGTGCGCCACCGCGACCGCCAGGAGCTGGAGACCAGCCTGCGCGCCCGGAACATGCAGATCCTGGCCACCACCTTCACGCCCGCGGCCAGGCCGCTGCGCACCTGGGACTTCACCCGTCCCACGGCCATCATCATGGGCAACGAACACAGCGGCGTCAACGAGGAACTCATCAGCATGGCCGACGGTGAGCTCTATATCCCCATGTACGGCATGATCCAGAGTTTCAACGTCTCGGTGGCCTCGGCCATCATCCTGTCCGAGGCCTGCCGCCAGCGCGAGGCCGCCGGCTTTTACGACAGCCCCCGCCTGGAGCCCGACGAGCTGGAACGCCGCCTGGCCCTGTGGCTGGAAAAATAG
- a CDS encoding S41 family peptidase, translating to MRALFRLTVFLCVLALCCPLGATAAARADKDKVEEDFEALRRFSQVLDLVNRYYVKDVNQGELLDGALKGMLQGLDPHSTFMTPEEHKEMQETTSGEFTGIGIEITVENGQVTVVTPIEDTPAYRAGLQSGDIILTINGQPTQELSLQDVVSRIRGPKGTEVELGILHSTSKSPKTVRVKREAIPLVSVKSKPLEDGYYWIRLTRFSGRTDEDLRDALKKATRECAKTGGLKGIVLDLRNNPGGLLDQAVSVSDMFLSKGTIVSIQGRGPVPERIYEAKDQAGDIDVPVVVIINAGSASASEIVAGALRDQKRALIIGERSFGKGSVQNIIPLSDGSALKLTVALYYTPSGSSIQAEGIVPDLEIPFERPHEEDADEPRILLREQNLSGHLENADGGKKAASSKKRDDAAEQLARDNQLRMALQLVKGLPRIQEIRR from the coding sequence ATGCGAGCTCTGTTCCGTTTGACCGTTTTCCTTTGCGTGCTGGCCCTCTGCTGCCCGCTGGGAGCCACCGCTGCCGCCAGGGCCGACAAAGACAAGGTCGAGGAGGACTTTGAGGCCCTGCGCCGTTTCAGCCAGGTGCTGGATCTGGTGAACCGCTATTATGTGAAGGACGTGAACCAGGGCGAACTGCTGGACGGTGCGCTCAAGGGCATGCTGCAGGGCCTTGATCCGCACTCCACCTTCATGACGCCCGAAGAGCACAAGGAGATGCAGGAGACCACCTCCGGCGAGTTCACCGGCATCGGCATCGAGATCACGGTGGAGAACGGCCAGGTGACCGTGGTGACGCCCATCGAGGATACGCCCGCCTACCGTGCCGGGCTCCAGTCCGGGGACATCATCCTGACCATCAACGGCCAGCCCACACAGGAGCTGAGCCTGCAGGACGTGGTCTCGCGCATCCGCGGCCCCAAGGGCACGGAAGTGGAGCTGGGCATCCTGCACAGCACCTCCAAGTCGCCCAAGACCGTCCGGGTCAAGCGTGAGGCCATCCCGCTGGTCAGCGTGAAGTCCAAGCCGCTGGAAGACGGCTACTACTGGATCCGCCTCACCCGTTTTTCCGGCCGGACCGACGAGGACCTGCGCGACGCCCTCAAGAAGGCCACCCGCGAATGCGCCAAGACAGGCGGCCTCAAGGGCATCGTGCTCGACCTGCGCAACAATCCCGGCGGCCTGCTGGACCAGGCCGTGAGCGTTTCCGACATGTTCCTGAGCAAGGGCACCATCGTGTCCATCCAGGGCCGCGGCCCCGTGCCGGAGCGCATCTACGAGGCCAAGGACCAGGCCGGGGACATCGACGTGCCCGTGGTGGTGATCATCAATGCTGGTTCGGCCTCGGCCTCCGAGATCGTGGCCGGCGCCCTGCGCGACCAGAAGCGCGCCCTGATCATCGGCGAGCGTTCCTTCGGCAAGGGCTCGGTGCAGAACATCATCCCCCTGTCCGACGGTTCGGCCCTCAAGCTGACCGTGGCCCTGTACTACACGCCCAGCGGCAGCTCCATCCAGGCCGAGGGCATCGTGCCCGACCTGGAGATCCCCTTCGAGCGCCCGCATGAAGAGGACGCCGACGAGCCCCGCATCCTGCTGCGCGAACAGAACCTGAGCGGCCATCTGGAGAACGCCGATGGCGGCAAGAAGGCCGCGAGCAGCAAGAAGCGTGACGATGCCGCGGAACAGCTGGCCCGCGACAACCAGCTGCGCATGGCCCTGCAGCTGGTCAAGGGCCTGCCCCGCATCCAGGAGATCCGGCGCTAG
- the speG gene encoding spermidine N1-acetyltransferase, which produces METGREASAAIRIRPLEREDLKFVHGLDNNANVMRYWFEEPYEAFVELQDLYNKHIHDQSERRFIVDYEGQNVGLVELVEIDYIHRRAEFQIIIDPAWQNHGFATAAAKLAMAYAFDALNLYKLYLVVDNENVRAIHVYSKLGFQAEGVLIHEFFANGAYHDATRMCIFQHEYRSLYGSGGGTDAPLPGGGPDAGK; this is translated from the coding sequence ATGGAAACTGGCAGGGAAGCATCGGCCGCCATCCGCATCCGGCCGCTGGAACGGGAAGACCTCAAGTTCGTGCACGGCCTGGACAACAACGCCAACGTCATGCGCTACTGGTTCGAGGAGCCCTACGAGGCCTTCGTGGAATTGCAGGACCTGTACAACAAGCACATCCATGACCAGAGCGAGCGCCGCTTCATCGTGGACTACGAGGGCCAGAACGTGGGCCTGGTGGAGCTGGTGGAGATCGACTACATCCACCGCCGGGCCGAGTTCCAGATCATCATCGACCCGGCCTGGCAGAACCACGGCTTCGCCACGGCGGCGGCCAAGCTGGCCATGGCCTATGCCTTCGACGCGCTCAACCTCTACAAGCTCTATCTTGTGGTGGACAACGAGAACGTGCGCGCCATCCATGTCTATTCCAAGCTGGGGTTCCAGGCCGAGGGCGTGCTCATCCACGAGTTCTTTGCCAACGGTGCCTACCATGACGCCACGCGCATGTGCATCTTCCAGCACGAATACCGCAGCCTTTACGGCAGCGGCGGCGGCACGGACGCTCCCCTGCCCGGGGGCGGCCCGGATGCCGGCAAGTAG
- a CDS encoding divergent polysaccharide deacetylase family protein, whose protein sequence is MRVPFFHPGPPDGGDHAALPGGPCASARLLLGGVLWFCLCLGLCLWLVSREGGAVLVDGDGQPVLATGDWLRHRDRLDDLMRQTLPRVMPGCRLLTMPGFSEQEARHYRVEGDGAPLRLALALQERLCQEVLRTGPDGGRLLADDVPLPRLRWTDDGVLEAVVDGRTCLVLHFPGWEAMLATLSRPMPEPALVLVMDDMGQKLEPAEQLASLPFPVALALWPHAPARRPVQQVARDMGMDVLLHMPMEAMPRKNGSAPDPGPGALETDMDAYAMEHALDRALAQVPTALGFNNHMGSGFTGRRDACRVLAGLAYGRGLFVLDSVTRGNSQLETSMVRQGIVTASRHVFLDDPQGTDKVLAALDKAARLARRQGIAIAIGHPHDSTLRALERWENREGVAVVPLRRYVWHLAQLRAGQAGRPE, encoded by the coding sequence GTGCGCGTGCCTTTCTTTCATCCCGGCCCCCCGGACGGCGGCGATCATGCCGCCCTCCCCGGGGGGCCGTGTGCGTCGGCCCGCCTGCTGCTGGGCGGTGTCCTGTGGTTTTGCCTGTGTCTGGGCCTTTGCCTGTGGCTGGTCTCCCGGGAGGGAGGCGCCGTGCTGGTGGACGGGGACGGACAGCCCGTGCTGGCCACCGGTGACTGGCTGCGGCACCGGGACCGTCTGGACGATCTCATGCGGCAGACCCTGCCCCGGGTCATGCCCGGCTGCCGTCTGCTGACCATGCCCGGCTTCTCGGAGCAGGAGGCCCGGCATTACCGCGTGGAAGGCGACGGCGCCCCCCTGCGGCTGGCCCTGGCCCTGCAGGAGCGGCTGTGCCAGGAGGTCCTGCGTACCGGCCCTGACGGCGGGCGCCTGCTGGCCGATGACGTGCCCCTGCCCCGACTGCGCTGGACGGATGACGGTGTGCTGGAAGCCGTCGTGGATGGCCGTACCTGCCTCGTCCTGCATTTCCCCGGCTGGGAGGCCATGCTGGCCACGCTTTCCCGGCCCATGCCCGAGCCCGCCCTGGTGCTGGTGATGGACGATATGGGCCAGAAGCTGGAACCGGCGGAGCAGCTGGCCAGCCTGCCGTTCCCCGTGGCCCTGGCCCTCTGGCCCCATGCGCCCGCCCGCCGTCCTGTGCAGCAGGTGGCCCGGGACATGGGGATGGACGTCCTGCTGCACATGCCCATGGAGGCCATGCCCCGCAAGAACGGCTCCGCGCCCGATCCGGGCCCCGGAGCGCTGGAAACGGACATGGACGCCTATGCCATGGAACACGCCCTGGACAGGGCGCTGGCACAGGTGCCCACGGCCCTGGGCTTCAACAACCATATGGGGTCCGGGTTCACCGGGCGGCGCGATGCCTGCCGCGTGCTGGCCGGCCTGGCCTACGGGCGCGGGCTGTTCGTGCTGGACAGCGTCACCCGCGGCAACAGCCAGCTGGAGACCAGCATGGTCCGCCAGGGCATCGTCACGGCCAGCCGCCATGTCTTTCTGGACGATCCCCAGGGCACGGACAAGGTGCTGGCAGCGCTGGACAAGGCCGCCCGTCTGGCCCGCAGGCAGGGCATCGCCATCGCCATCGGGCACCCGCACGACTCGACCCTGCGGGCCCTGGAACGCTGGGAGAACCGCGAGGGCGTGGCCGTGGTGCCCCTGCGGCGCTATGTCTGGCACCTGGCCCAGCTGCGTGCCGGGCAGGCCGGCAGGCCGGAGTGA